The following proteins come from a genomic window of Microbacterium sp. JZ31:
- the ftsH gene encoding ATP-dependent zinc metalloprotease FtsH: MDFKKLTRNPLIYVLLIGVLLVVGFSLISSLTGTKQITTQQGLELLGGDTVEKVLITDGDQRVDLQLTEPFEDATAVQFYYVSARADEVVTAVERAEPAEGFNDAVPRATWFDSLLSLLLPMLLLGVLFWFLLSSAQGGGGKVMQFGKSRAKLANKEHPDVTFADVAGADEALEELQEIKDFLKDPAKYQALGARIPKGVLLYGPPGTGKTLLARAVAGEAGVPFYSISGSDFVEMFVGVGASRVRDLFTQAKENAPAIIFIDEIDAVGRHRGAGMGGGHDEREQTLNQMLVEMDGFDPKANVIVIAATNRPDILDPALLRPGRFDRQIGVDAPDLAGRRRILEVHGRGKPLADSVDLDVVARKTPGFTGADLANVLNEAALLTARSNAQLIDNRALDEAIDRVIAGPQRRTRVMNDKEKLITAYHEGGHALAAAAMNHTDPVTKITILPRGKALGYTMVLPLEDKYSVTRNELQDQLAYAMGGRVAEEIVFHDPTTGASNDIEKATGIARKMVTEYGMTTDVGPVKLASSSGEVFMGRDMGHGREYSERIAERIDQQVRGLIEQAHNEAYEVLNSNREVLDRLALALLEHETLDHVQLEDIFKDVKKLPPRPQWLSSEERPVSQLPPVQIPRRTQPAGVAASAAAEQTVTSTAKRPATGQARPATA; this comes from the coding sequence ATGGACTTCAAGAAGCTGACCCGCAATCCGCTGATCTACGTCCTGCTGATCGGCGTGCTGCTCGTCGTGGGGTTCTCGCTGATCTCGAGCCTGACCGGCACGAAGCAGATCACGACGCAGCAGGGTCTCGAGCTGCTCGGGGGCGACACGGTCGAGAAGGTGCTGATCACCGACGGCGACCAGCGCGTCGACCTCCAGCTCACCGAGCCGTTCGAGGACGCGACCGCCGTGCAGTTCTACTACGTGAGCGCACGCGCCGACGAGGTCGTCACGGCGGTCGAGCGCGCCGAGCCGGCCGAGGGCTTCAACGACGCCGTGCCGCGCGCGACCTGGTTCGACAGCCTCCTGTCGCTGCTGCTGCCGATGCTGCTGCTCGGTGTGCTCTTCTGGTTCCTGCTCTCCAGCGCCCAGGGCGGCGGCGGCAAGGTCATGCAGTTCGGCAAGTCGCGCGCCAAGCTCGCGAACAAGGAGCACCCGGACGTCACGTTCGCGGATGTCGCCGGCGCGGACGAGGCGCTCGAGGAGCTGCAGGAGATCAAGGACTTCCTGAAGGACCCCGCGAAGTACCAGGCGCTCGGCGCCCGCATCCCGAAGGGCGTGCTGCTGTACGGCCCTCCCGGCACGGGTAAGACCCTGCTCGCGCGCGCCGTCGCGGGCGAGGCGGGCGTGCCGTTCTACTCGATCTCCGGCTCCGACTTCGTCGAGATGTTCGTCGGCGTCGGCGCGAGCCGCGTGCGCGACCTGTTCACGCAGGCGAAGGAGAACGCCCCCGCGATCATCTTCATCGACGAGATCGACGCCGTCGGCCGCCACCGCGGCGCCGGCATGGGCGGCGGCCACGACGAGCGCGAGCAGACGCTGAACCAGATGCTCGTCGAGATGGACGGCTTCGACCCCAAGGCCAACGTGATCGTGATCGCGGCCACGAACCGTCCGGACATCCTGGATCCCGCCCTGCTGCGCCCCGGCCGCTTCGACCGTCAGATCGGCGTGGACGCGCCGGATCTCGCGGGACGCCGCCGCATCCTCGAGGTGCACGGTCGCGGCAAGCCGCTCGCCGACAGCGTCGACCTCGACGTCGTCGCCCGCAAGACGCCGGGCTTCACGGGCGCAGACCTCGCGAACGTGCTGAACGAGGCCGCGCTGCTGACGGCGCGCTCGAACGCGCAGCTGATCGACAACCGCGCGCTCGACGAGGCGATCGACCGCGTGATCGCGGGCCCGCAGCGCCGCACGCGCGTGATGAACGACAAGGAGAAGCTCATCACGGCGTACCACGAGGGCGGTCACGCGCTCGCGGCGGCGGCGATGAACCACACCGACCCGGTCACGAAGATCACGATCCTGCCGCGCGGCAAGGCGCTCGGCTACACGATGGTGCTGCCGCTCGAGGACAAGTACTCGGTCACGCGCAACGAGCTGCAGGACCAGCTCGCGTACGCGATGGGCGGCCGCGTCGCCGAGGAGATCGTCTTCCACGACCCGACGACGGGCGCGTCGAACGACATCGAGAAGGCCACGGGCATCGCCCGCAAGATGGTCACCGAGTACGGCATGACGACCGACGTCGGCCCCGTGAAGCTCGCCTCCTCCAGCGGCGAGGTGTTCATGGGCCGCGACATGGGACACGGCCGCGAGTACTCCGAGCGGATCGCCGAGCGCATCGACCAGCAGGTGCGCGGTCTGATCGAGCAGGCGCACAACGAGGCGTACGAGGTCCTCAACTCCAACCGCGAGGTGCTCGACCGGCTCGCGCTGGCGCTGCTCGAGCACGAGACGCTCGACCACGTGCAGCTCGAGGACATCTTCAAGGACGTCAAGAAGCTGCCGCCGCGTCCGCAGTGGCTCTCGAGCGAGGAGCGTCCCGTCTCGCAGCTGCCGCCCGTGCAGATCCCGCGTCGCACGCAGCCGGCCGGCGTCGCCGCGTCGGCCGCGGCCGAGCAGACGGTGACGTCGACCGCGAAGCGTCCCGCGACGGGGCAGGCGCGCCCGGCGACCGCCTGA
- the folP gene encoding dihydropteroate synthase, with protein sequence MTQIWGIVNVTPDSFSDGGRYLEAEKAIAHGRLLRAQGADVLDVGGESTRPGSEPVGAEEEIRRVLPVIEALAADGATVSVDTYRAETARVALAAGARIVNDVSGGLAEPEILNVAAGAHAFVALGHWRGPSADMYANASYDRIGAEVAAELRDRADAALEAGVLRERIILDPGIGFAKAGEQNWTLLRQLDEVRRLGFPVLIGTSRKRFLSTALGEDASEARKDLATAVTSAFAARHGLHAVRVHDVASTRDAIAVMEAWEGWD encoded by the coding sequence ATGACGCAGATCTGGGGCATCGTCAACGTCACGCCCGACTCGTTCAGCGACGGCGGGCGCTACCTCGAGGCCGAGAAGGCGATCGCGCACGGCCGCCTGCTGCGCGCGCAGGGCGCCGACGTCCTGGACGTCGGGGGAGAGTCGACCCGCCCCGGATCCGAGCCGGTCGGCGCCGAGGAGGAGATCCGGCGCGTCCTTCCGGTGATCGAGGCGCTCGCGGCCGACGGCGCCACGGTGAGCGTGGACACCTACCGTGCCGAGACCGCTCGCGTGGCGCTCGCGGCGGGCGCCCGGATCGTGAACGACGTCTCGGGCGGTCTCGCCGAGCCGGAGATCCTGAACGTCGCCGCGGGGGCGCACGCGTTCGTCGCGCTCGGGCACTGGCGGGGGCCGTCGGCCGACATGTACGCCAACGCGTCGTACGACCGGATCGGCGCGGAGGTCGCCGCCGAGCTGCGCGATCGCGCCGACGCGGCCCTGGAGGCCGGCGTGCTGCGGGAGCGCATCATCCTCGATCCCGGCATCGGCTTCGCCAAGGCGGGCGAGCAGAACTGGACGCTGCTGCGACAGCTGGACGAGGTGCGGCGGCTCGGATTCCCCGTGCTGATCGGGACGTCGCGCAAGCGGTTCCTGAGCACCGCGCTCGGCGAGGACGCGTCGGAGGCGCGCAAGGACCTCGCGACGGCGGTGACGAGCGCGTTCGCCGCGCGGCACGGGCTGCACGCCGTGCGCGTGCACGACGTCGCATCGACGCGCGACGCGATCGCCGTCATGGAGGCATGGGAGGGCTGGGATTGA
- the folE gene encoding GTP cyclohydrolase I — MSVDRERVAALTRELLVAIGEDPDRPGLRQTPQRVADAYAEFFAGVGEDPAEPLSHTISVTQGPAPDTLPSGAVLLRDIRFRSTCEHHLLPFAGHAHIAYLPGEQVVGLGALPKVVEILAARPQVQERLGEQIADTIASSLDARGVLVVLDAAHQCVTMRASRQSDSATVTIAARGVLAEPAARADIIALLGRA; from the coding sequence ATGTCCGTCGACAGGGAGCGCGTCGCCGCGCTGACGCGCGAGCTGCTGGTCGCGATCGGCGAGGATCCGGATCGTCCGGGGCTGCGTCAGACGCCCCAGCGGGTCGCAGACGCCTATGCGGAGTTCTTCGCGGGCGTGGGCGAGGACCCGGCCGAGCCGCTGTCGCACACGATCAGCGTCACGCAGGGCCCCGCTCCCGACACGCTGCCCTCGGGCGCGGTGCTGCTGCGCGACATCCGGTTCCGGTCGACGTGCGAGCACCACCTGCTGCCGTTCGCGGGGCACGCCCACATCGCGTACCTCCCGGGCGAGCAGGTCGTGGGGCTCGGCGCGCTGCCGAAGGTCGTGGAGATCCTCGCGGCCCGGCCGCAGGTGCAGGAGCGCCTCGGCGAACAGATCGCCGATACGATCGCCTCCTCGCTGGACGCGCGGGGCGTGCTCGTCGTGCTCGACGCGGCGCACCAGTGCGTCACGATGCGCGCGTCGCGTCAGAGCGACAGCGCGACCGTGACGATCGCGGCGCGCGGCGTGCTCGCGGAGCCGGCGGCCCGTGCCGACATCATCGCGCTCCTGGGGCGCGCATGA
- the folB gene encoding dihydroneopterin aldolase, with product MSSLDTITLTGLRAFGRHGVFDFERENGQEFVIDLALGVSTKRAARTDDVADTVHYGELAEKVVAIVGGEPVNLIETLAHRIADAVMQDDRVHFLAVTVHKPHAPIPAQFQDVAVTVHATRDENGKHAR from the coding sequence TTGAGTTCGCTGGATACGATCACGCTCACGGGGCTGCGCGCGTTCGGACGCCACGGGGTGTTCGACTTCGAGCGCGAGAACGGTCAGGAGTTCGTGATCGACCTCGCACTCGGGGTGTCGACCAAGCGGGCGGCGAGGACGGACGACGTCGCCGACACCGTGCACTACGGCGAGCTGGCCGAGAAGGTGGTCGCGATCGTCGGCGGCGAGCCGGTGAACCTCATCGAGACGCTCGCGCATCGGATCGCGGACGCCGTGATGCAGGACGATCGCGTGCACTTCCTCGCGGTCACGGTGCACAAGCCGCACGCGCCGATCCCGGCGCAGTTCCAGGACGTCGCGGTGACGGTGCACGCGACGCGCGACGAGAACGGGAAGCACGCGCGATGA